In Arthrobacter sp. SLBN-112, a genomic segment contains:
- a CDS encoding DUF4245 domain-containing protein, producing MQEATSPNSGQAQPEGRPEAARAGADTPVKPVIPAAAAKRANASVIGMIIALVLSIAAFLPVVLMNPQPKSDGYRPDIDVASVARNAADVAGFTPVAPDTGNAFRANYARWETGTGSGVPTWEVGYLTPKTSFIALVQTKSANPTWLLQQTKNAPVTGTRNAGGKDWELRDTGKGEKSMILNYRGSTVVLSGAAQLDEFSTLAAAVVTSLDSSPAVTVSPSAAPTP from the coding sequence ATGCAGGAAGCCACCAGCCCCAACTCCGGCCAGGCACAGCCCGAAGGCCGGCCCGAGGCCGCAAGGGCCGGCGCGGATACCCCCGTAAAGCCCGTCATTCCGGCGGCGGCCGCCAAGCGGGCCAACGCCTCGGTGATCGGCATGATCATCGCCCTGGTGCTCAGCATTGCCGCTTTCCTGCCTGTGGTCCTGATGAACCCGCAGCCGAAGAGTGACGGCTACCGGCCGGACATCGATGTTGCGTCGGTGGCCCGGAATGCCGCGGATGTGGCCGGATTCACACCCGTCGCGCCGGATACCGGCAACGCCTTCCGCGCCAACTACGCACGGTGGGAGACCGGCACGGGCAGCGGCGTGCCCACATGGGAGGTCGGCTACCTGACACCCAAGACCTCGTTCATCGCCCTGGTGCAGACCAAGAGCGCCAACCCCACCTGGCTCCTCCAGCAGACAAAGAACGCCCCCGTCACTGGTACCAGGAACGCCGGCGGCAAGGACTGGGAACTGCGCGATACCGGCAAGGGGGAAAAGTCGATGATCCTGAACTACCGGGGCAGTACCGTCGTCCTCTCCGGTGCCGCCCAACTGGACGAGTTCTCCACGCTGGCAGCCGCCGTCGTGACCTCCCTGGACAGCAGCCCGGCCGTCACAGTTTCACCCTCGGCGGCCCCGACGCCGTAA
- a CDS encoding carbonic anhydrase produces MTTNLTPALAWRRLREGNERFVNGESSHPNQNASRRSSLVETQNPFAVIFGCSDSRLAAEIIFDVGLGDVFVVRTAGQVIDDAVLGSLEYSVGVLNVPLIVILGHDSCGAVTATKDAVQTGEMPAGFIRDLVERITPSVLTSLRNDQPEVNDMVVEHVKQTSQRLADSSRVISDAIEAGRTAVVGLSYRLAEGRADLVYGKGEL; encoded by the coding sequence GTGACGACTAACCTGACCCCTGCACTGGCCTGGCGCCGCCTGCGCGAAGGCAACGAACGTTTCGTAAACGGCGAGTCCTCCCATCCGAACCAGAATGCGTCGCGCCGCTCATCGCTGGTGGAGACACAGAATCCGTTTGCGGTGATCTTCGGCTGTTCCGACTCCCGGCTCGCCGCAGAAATCATTTTCGACGTCGGCCTGGGCGACGTCTTCGTGGTCCGCACCGCGGGCCAGGTGATCGACGACGCCGTCCTGGGCTCCCTGGAGTACAGCGTCGGCGTGCTGAACGTGCCCCTGATCGTCATCCTCGGCCATGACAGCTGCGGCGCCGTGACAGCCACGAAGGACGCCGTGCAGACCGGCGAGATGCCGGCAGGCTTCATCCGCGACCTCGTGGAGCGCATCACGCCCTCCGTCCTGACCTCACTGCGCAATGACCAGCCCGAGGTCAACGACATGGTGGTGGAGCACGTCAAGCAGACGTCGCAGCGCCTGGCGGACAGCTCTCGTGTGATTTCCGACGCAATCGAGGCCGGCCGTACCGCCGTCGTTGGCCTTTCCTACCGCCTGGCCGAAGGCCGGGCTGACCTGGTTTACGGAAAGGGCGAGCTCTAG
- a CDS encoding class II fumarate hydratase produces the protein MTSTEEFRIEHDTMGEVRVPVNALYRAQTQRAVENFPISGKTLERTHIEALARVKKAAAQANAELGVLDGELAKAIADAADEVAAGKYDGDFPIDVFQTGSGTSSNMNTNEVLAELATRALKAAGSDKVVHPNDHVNASQSSNDVFPTSVHVAATSALINDLIPALGYLAESLERKAVEFKDVVKSGRTHLMDATPVTLGQEFGGYAAQVRYGIERINASLPRVAEVPLGGTAVGTGINTPAGFPERVIELLATDTGLPLTEARDHFEAQANRDGLIEASSQLRNIAISFMKINNDLRWMGSGPNTGLGEIAIPDLQPGSSIMPGKVNPVICEASIMVAAQVIGNDTAIAWSGTNGAFELNVGIPVMAANLLESIRLLANTSRVMADKMIDGITANVERARFLAEASPSIVTPLNKYIGYENAAKIAKTAVKEGLTIRQATEKLGFVGEGDGKVSEADLDKALDVTTMTSPAHKA, from the coding sequence ATGACTTCCACTGAAGAGTTCCGCATTGAACATGACACGATGGGCGAAGTCCGCGTCCCCGTGAACGCACTGTACCGCGCGCAGACGCAGCGGGCAGTGGAAAACTTCCCCATTTCCGGCAAGACCCTGGAACGCACCCACATCGAGGCGCTGGCCCGGGTCAAGAAGGCTGCCGCCCAGGCCAACGCAGAACTGGGCGTGCTCGACGGCGAGCTGGCCAAGGCGATTGCAGACGCTGCCGACGAAGTGGCCGCGGGCAAGTACGACGGCGACTTCCCCATCGACGTTTTCCAGACCGGCTCCGGAACGTCCTCGAACATGAACACCAACGAGGTCCTGGCAGAGCTGGCCACGCGTGCGCTGAAGGCCGCCGGCAGTGACAAGGTTGTCCACCCGAACGACCACGTCAACGCTTCGCAGTCCTCCAACGACGTCTTCCCCACGTCGGTCCACGTGGCCGCCACCTCCGCGCTGATCAACGACCTCATCCCGGCCCTGGGCTACCTGGCCGAGTCGCTGGAGCGCAAAGCCGTCGAGTTCAAGGATGTCGTCAAGTCCGGCCGCACCCACCTCATGGACGCCACCCCGGTGACCCTGGGCCAGGAATTCGGCGGCTACGCCGCACAGGTCCGCTACGGCATCGAACGGATCAACGCCTCACTCCCCCGTGTGGCAGAGGTTCCGCTGGGCGGCACAGCCGTGGGCACCGGCATCAACACCCCCGCGGGTTTCCCCGAGCGTGTCATCGAGCTTCTCGCCACGGACACCGGCCTGCCGCTGACCGAAGCCCGCGACCACTTCGAAGCCCAGGCCAACCGCGACGGCCTGATCGAAGCTTCCAGCCAGCTGCGCAACATCGCCATCTCCTTCATGAAGATCAACAACGATCTCCGCTGGATGGGCTCCGGCCCCAACACCGGCCTCGGCGAAATCGCCATCCCGGACCTGCAGCCCGGCTCCTCCATCATGCCCGGCAAGGTCAACCCGGTGATCTGCGAGGCGTCCATCATGGTGGCCGCCCAGGTCATCGGCAACGACACCGCCATCGCCTGGTCCGGCACCAACGGCGCCTTCGAGCTCAACGTCGGCATCCCGGTCATGGCCGCCAACCTGCTCGAGTCCATCCGCCTGCTGGCCAACACCAGCCGTGTCATGGCGGACAAGATGATCGACGGCATCACCGCCAACGTGGAGCGCGCCCGCTTCCTGGCCGAGGCCTCGCCGTCCATCGTTACGCCCCTGAACAAGTACATCGGCTACGAGAACGCCGCCAAGATCGCCAAGACGGCCGTCAAGGAGGGCCTGACCATCCGCCAGGCCACCGAGAAGCTCGGCTTCGTCGGCGAAGGCGACGGCAAGGTTTCCGAGGCGGACCTGGACAAGGCCTTGGACGTCACCACCATGACGTCTCCGGCGCACAAGGCATAA
- a CDS encoding TetR family transcriptional regulator, which produces MNHSATSDPGLRERKRAATRRAITAAARSMTAEQGLNGYTVEDVCEAADISRRTFFNYFPTKEDAIIGHADDDIPSGIIDEFVAGGAGSPPGDISPTLFRDLIGLSLRLAEDMTASEEDTRQLIGVVRKEPQLILRIIGVTEQREAQFAKDVARREGVNPDHPVVQMAVVLLSTIARKSSMAYFSDGNTRPYRDLLLENISAASLLFSQPFDIPDTTAAEGQS; this is translated from the coding sequence GTGAACCACAGTGCAACTTCAGACCCCGGCCTTCGTGAACGCAAACGGGCTGCCACCCGGCGCGCCATCACCGCTGCCGCGCGGAGCATGACCGCCGAGCAGGGGCTCAACGGTTACACCGTGGAGGACGTATGCGAGGCCGCGGATATCTCGCGCCGCACGTTCTTCAACTACTTCCCCACCAAGGAAGACGCCATCATCGGCCACGCTGATGATGACATCCCGTCCGGGATCATCGACGAATTCGTGGCCGGCGGCGCAGGCTCGCCGCCAGGGGACATTTCGCCCACCCTCTTCCGGGACCTGATCGGGCTCTCCTTGCGTTTGGCCGAGGACATGACGGCGTCCGAGGAAGACACCCGGCAACTGATAGGCGTGGTCCGCAAGGAACCGCAGCTCATCCTCCGCATCATCGGAGTGACCGAGCAGCGGGAAGCCCAGTTCGCCAAGGACGTCGCCCGCCGCGAAGGAGTCAACCCGGACCACCCCGTGGTGCAGATGGCCGTGGTCCTGTTGAGCACCATCGCCCGGAAGAGCAGCATGGCCTACTTCTCCGACGGCAACACACGCCCGTACCGGGACCTGCTCCTGGAGAACATCTCCGCTGCCAGCCTGCTCTTCTCCCAGCCATTCGACATTCCGGACACCACCGCCGCAGAAGGACAATCATGA
- a CDS encoding MDR family MFS transporter produces MSTATTKAPAGPLLLTQKRIWIIFSALIAGMLLSSLDQTIVSTAMPTIVGKLGGVEHQAWITTAYLLATTIVMPIYGKFGDILGRRNLFLAAIALFTLASLGCALATDFWGFVIFRAIQGLGGGGLMILSQAIIADIVPAKERGKYMGPLGAIFGLSAVAGPLLGGFFVDHLTWEWAFYINIPVGVAAFAIAWFALTLPNKKADKRIDILGVVLLSAATTCLIFFTDFGGKKDEGWDSPLTWAFGAGLLVSAAAFVMVERRAEDPIIPLSLFRNRIFINATAIGFTLGLGMFSAIAFVPTFLQMSSGTSAAESGLLMLPMMAGLMGTSIYSGIRISKTGKYKMFPILGAAFTMAAMLWMTTLAASTPIWVICLQLFVFGAGLGLIMQVVVLVVQNSVPADQIGTATSTNNYFREVGAAMGVAVFGSIFTTRLSEALTNAFTGAGASAAQAGQSARTLDPQALSQLPAQLRDAIVNAYADSLAPVFWYLLPFIAVALLLALTLKQIPLSDTAGMVARGEAVGGEEAERLAAGLPAAAEAGLAAPGADGAHARDDDGELVSPGR; encoded by the coding sequence ATGAGTACCGCCACCACCAAGGCGCCGGCAGGGCCACTCCTGCTGACGCAAAAACGCATCTGGATCATCTTTTCCGCGCTGATCGCCGGAATGCTCTTGTCCAGCCTTGACCAGACCATCGTTTCCACCGCCATGCCCACCATCGTGGGCAAGCTGGGCGGCGTGGAACACCAGGCCTGGATCACCACTGCCTACCTGCTGGCCACCACCATCGTGATGCCCATCTACGGCAAGTTCGGCGACATCCTGGGCCGCCGCAACCTCTTCCTGGCAGCCATCGCGCTTTTCACCCTCGCGTCCCTGGGCTGCGCACTGGCTACAGACTTCTGGGGCTTCGTCATCTTCCGCGCCATCCAGGGCCTGGGCGGCGGCGGCCTGATGATCCTGTCCCAGGCGATCATCGCCGACATCGTCCCCGCCAAGGAACGCGGCAAATACATGGGCCCCCTGGGCGCCATCTTCGGCCTGTCTGCCGTGGCCGGCCCGCTGCTGGGCGGTTTCTTCGTTGACCACCTCACCTGGGAATGGGCGTTCTACATCAACATCCCGGTGGGCGTTGCCGCGTTCGCCATCGCCTGGTTCGCGCTGACGCTGCCCAACAAGAAGGCCGACAAGCGGATCGACATCCTTGGCGTGGTTCTGCTCTCCGCGGCCACCACCTGCCTGATCTTTTTCACCGACTTTGGCGGCAAGAAAGATGAAGGCTGGGATTCACCCCTCACCTGGGCCTTTGGAGCGGGCCTGCTGGTCTCGGCCGCCGCGTTCGTCATGGTGGAGCGCCGCGCTGAGGACCCGATTATCCCGTTGAGCCTGTTCAGGAACCGGATCTTCATCAATGCCACCGCAATCGGCTTCACCCTGGGCCTTGGCATGTTCTCCGCCATCGCGTTTGTCCCCACGTTCCTGCAGATGTCCTCGGGCACGTCCGCTGCCGAGTCCGGGCTGCTGATGCTGCCCATGATGGCCGGCCTCATGGGCACGTCCATCTACTCGGGCATCCGGATTTCCAAGACCGGCAAGTACAAGATGTTCCCCATCCTGGGTGCCGCATTCACCATGGCCGCCATGCTGTGGATGACGACGCTTGCCGCGAGCACGCCCATCTGGGTCATTTGCCTCCAGCTGTTCGTCTTCGGGGCCGGGCTGGGCCTGATCATGCAGGTGGTGGTCCTGGTGGTCCAGAACTCCGTCCCCGCGGACCAGATCGGCACCGCCACCAGCACCAACAACTACTTCCGCGAAGTGGGCGCCGCCATGGGCGTCGCCGTCTTCGGGTCGATCTTCACTACGCGCCTCTCCGAGGCGCTGACCAACGCCTTCACCGGTGCTGGAGCCTCCGCAGCGCAGGCCGGACAGTCCGCCCGGACGCTGGACCCGCAGGCGCTGAGCCAGCTCCCGGCACAGCTGCGCGATGCCATCGTGAATGCCTACGCGGATTCGTTGGCACCGGTCTTCTGGTACCTGCTGCCGTTCATCGCCGTGGCCCTCCTGCTGGCCCTCACGCTGAAGCAGATCCCGTTGTCGGACACCGCCGGTATGGTGGCACGCGGCGAGGCGGTCGGCGGGGAGGAAGCAGAACGGCTCGCCGCCGGCCTGCCCGCTGCCGCCGAGGCCGGGCTCGCCGCCCCCGGCGCTGACGGAGCACATGCCAGGGACGACGACGGCGAGCTGGTCTCCCCGGGCCGCTGA
- a CDS encoding NUDIX domain-containing protein: MPAPEYVLKLRKKIGNDPLWVPGVRGVVVDDAGRILLAQRADNRQWALISGMLDPGEQPARGLVREIFEETAVVAEAERVVSVGAVGPVTYPNGDVCEFLDIVFLCRYVSGEARVNDDESLAVGWFGLDELPALMPGHLTSIRQALTPAGAVHFEP, translated from the coding sequence ATGCCTGCACCCGAATACGTCCTGAAACTGCGCAAGAAGATCGGCAACGACCCCCTCTGGGTTCCCGGCGTCCGGGGCGTGGTGGTCGACGACGCGGGCAGGATCCTGCTGGCCCAGCGGGCGGACAACCGGCAGTGGGCGCTGATCAGCGGGATGCTGGACCCTGGGGAGCAGCCCGCGCGCGGCCTGGTCCGGGAGATCTTCGAGGAAACCGCCGTGGTGGCAGAAGCCGAACGCGTGGTGTCCGTGGGAGCGGTTGGTCCGGTGACTTACCCCAACGGGGACGTCTGCGAGTTCCTCGACATCGTGTTCCTGTGCCGTTACGTCTCCGGCGAAGCCAGGGTGAACGATGACGAGTCCCTGGCCGTTGGCTGGTTCGGCCTGGACGAGCTTCCCGCTCTCATGCCCGGGCACCTCACCAGCATCCGCCAGGCGCTGACGCCGGCAGGAGCCGTCCACTTCGAGCCCTAA
- a CDS encoding A24 family peptidase, which translates to MIGRLGELWLYTPVAFWLVLAACLYFVVMAVRLTVIDVRHHLLPNRIVFPSYAVAGLLLLAAAAVAAWGGSVPDTGEPNGMPVMPVLRVVAGAAILWLFYFVLRLVYPPGMGFGDVKLAGVLGMYLGYLSWGHLFAGTFLAFLLGGLWSLALLAARRGTLKSSIPFGPFMLAGAAAAMFLPA; encoded by the coding sequence GTGATTGGACGACTGGGCGAGCTGTGGCTGTACACCCCCGTGGCCTTCTGGCTGGTACTTGCCGCGTGCCTCTACTTTGTGGTGATGGCTGTTCGGCTCACCGTCATCGATGTCCGGCACCACCTCCTGCCCAACCGCATCGTGTTCCCGTCCTATGCCGTGGCGGGGCTCCTTCTCCTGGCCGCAGCGGCAGTGGCGGCCTGGGGCGGTTCGGTGCCGGACACGGGGGAGCCGAACGGAATGCCCGTCATGCCTGTCCTCAGGGTGGTGGCCGGTGCGGCGATCCTCTGGCTTTTCTATTTCGTCCTTCGCCTCGTTTATCCACCCGGGATGGGGTTCGGCGACGTCAAGCTGGCTGGAGTGCTGGGCATGTACCTCGGCTACCTCAGCTGGGGGCACCTCTTCGCCGGTACATTCCTGGCGTTCCTGCTCGGCGGACTGTGGTCCCTGGCACTCCTGGCGGCCCGCAGGGGAACGCTGAAGTCTTCCATTCCGTTTGGCCCGTTCATGCTTGCCGGGGCCGCGGCCGCCATGTTCCTGCCGGCCTGA